Genomic segment of Buchnera aphidicola (Aphis fabae):
AAATTTTGTGAATTTATTAATAATGAATCTATATAATATATGAATATATAAGTGATTATTGTAGACGTGATTTTGCCTTTTCCAATTAGAGTATATTTTAGCTATATACTTCCATATTCAATGACTCCTATAATTGGTGGACGTGTTGTAGTACCTTTTCATTCAAAAGATACTATAGGAATTATTGTGGCGATTCATCAAAAAAAAAATATAAATAACTTAAATTTTAAATTTGTGAAATATATAATTGACCATCAACCAATTATAAATATTTCATTATTAAATATTTTAATGTGGTTGAGTAAGTATTATCATTATCCTATAGGAAGTATATTGTTTTTCATTTTACCAAATATTTTAAAATCTAGAGAAATAGATGAAAATAACAATAAAGTTTGTTTTAAAATAAATACGAATGAAATTAATCAATTTAAAATTAATAAAAAGTTTTTTTTAAGTGAACAAATTTTATTAAAGATAAATAAAATTTTAATGAAAAATTCCTTTAAATTTTGGTTAATATCTGAAATTAATTTATATATAAAAATTAAATTTTATTTAGGATTATTTCAAAAAATTTTAAAGGAAAATTTACAAATTTTAATTGTTGTTCCTTTTATAAAAGATATATATAGAACGTTGTTTTTTTTAAAAAAATATTTTCATGTGCCAATTGATATTGTTCATTCTAAATTAAGTGACAAAATATTTTTTCATATATGGATGGAAACTAAAAATGGAAAAAATTCTATTGTTATAGGAACAAAAAAAAGTATTTTTTTTCCTTTTTTAAAATTAGGTTTAATCGTTATTTTTGAAGAACATAGTTTAATTTATAAAAATATAGATAAATTTAAATGTAATATTAGAGATATATCGATATTAAGAGCATATAAAGAAAATATACCTATTATTTTAGATTCAAATACACCTTCTTTAAAAACATTATATAATGTTATTAATAAAAAAATTTTTTGGATAAATTTTCATCAAAATCATACTTCTTTAATTTTAAAAAATAAAATTATTGATTTAAAAAAAGAAAGAAGAAGTACTGGCTTATCAGATACTTTAATTAATAAAATTTTTGAAAATATAAAAAAAAAATTTTCAGTTTTATTAATTTTTAATCCATCTGATTTGATTTTTTTAAGTCTAATTTGCAATAATTGTAATTGGATTCCTAAATGTGATATTTGCAATGAGTATTATGAAGTTAGTAAATACAATAATACTGCATTTTGTAGGCATTGTTTAATTCATTATAAAAAACCTTTATTTTGCTATAATTGTAATTTTTTTCCATTAACTAAATTTAATTTTGGTATAAAAAAAATAAAACAAAATATAAAAAAAATATTTCCTAATATACCGATATTATTTTTATTAAACTTAAAAGATATTACAATAAAAAAATTAAATTTAAATATTTCTAGTTTTTCTATTTTACATTCTGGAATTATTATTACTACAGAAAAAATAGTTCAAAATTATTATTTTCCTAATGTACGATTAATTGGTTTGATTAATATTGACTGTTATTTTTTTTCTTTGAAGTTTAATAACACTGAATATTTTGCTCAATTTTATTTTAATCTTGTTAATTTGATACAAAAAAATTCAAAATTTTTAAATATATTTATACAAACATCAATTCCTAATAATAAAGATTTAATTAACATATGTAATCAAAAATATTTATTTTATGCTCGTCAAATATTAATTATAAGAAAAAAATTTTTATTACCTCCATGGAATTTTCAAGTAGTTTTATATTGTCAAAGTAAAAGTCTTAAAAAAAGTTTTATTTTTTTAAAATTTATATATGTTTTTTTAAAAAAACAATCTAAAAAAAATAATATCTTATTATGGTTTGTAGGTCCTGAACCTGTTTTTTTTACACCTCAAAAAAAATATATTTATAAATTATTAATACAATGTTCTTCACGTGTTTATTTGCAAAAAATATTACGAACATCACTTGAAATTTCAAAATATTTTTCTATTTTTAATGATATTAAATGGTTTTTAAATTTTGATATGAATTAATTTTAATAAAATAAAAACTTTATATATCTTATTTATTGAAGTTTAAAATAAATTAGCATAAAATATTTAAATAACTTAAGTGTTTATTTGAAAAGGTTTTGAATGAATCATGTTAATTTAGTTGATGAATTAAGACAACGCAATTTAATATCTCATGTTACAAATGAAAGTATGTTAAAAAAAAATATTGAGAATAATTCTATTTCACTTTATTGCGGATTTGATCCTACTGAAGAAAGCTTACATGTAGGTCATCTTTTACCCTTAATTACTCTTAAAAGATTTCAAATGCAAGGTCATATACCTGTTATTTTAATTGGAGGTGCTACAAGTCTTATTGGTGATCCTAGTTTTAAAGAAAAAGAACGTTTATTAAATTTTGATAATAAAATTGATATATGGTCAATAAAAATAAGTAAACAAATATCTTCTTTTTTGGATATTAATTCTAGTATGAATCGTGCAATTATATTAAATAATAAAAAGTGGTTTGAAAAGATTAACATCTTGTCATTTCTACGTGAT
This window contains:
- the priA gene encoding primosomal protein N', yielding MILPFPIRVYFSYILPYSMTPIIGGRVVVPFHSKDTIGIIVAIHQKKNINNLNFKFVKYIIDHQPIINISLLNILMWLSKYYHYPIGSILFFILPNILKSREIDENNNKVCFKINTNEINQFKINKKFFLSEQILLKINKILMKNSFKFWLISEINLYIKIKFYLGLFQKILKENLQILIVVPFIKDIYRTLFFLKKYFHVPIDIVHSKLSDKIFFHIWMETKNGKNSIVIGTKKSIFFPFLKLGLIVIFEEHSLIYKNIDKFKCNIRDISILRAYKENIPIILDSNTPSLKTLYNVINKKIFWINFHQNHTSLILKNKIIDLKKERRSTGLSDTLINKIFENIKKKFSVLLIFNPSDLIFLSLICNNCNWIPKCDICNEYYEVSKYNNTAFCRHCLIHYKKPLFCYNCNFFPLTKFNFGIKKIKQNIKKIFPNIPILFLLNLKDITIKKLNLNISSFSILHSGIIITTEKIVQNYYFPNVRLIGLINIDCYFFSLKFNNTEYFAQFYFNLVNLIQKNSKFLNIFIQTSIPNNKDLINICNQKYLFYARQILIIRKKFLLPPWNFQVVLYCQSKSLKKSFIFLKFIYVFLKKQSKKNNILLWFVGPEPVFFTPQKKYIYKLLIQCSSRVYLQKILRTSLEISKYFSIFNDIKWFLNFDMN